In Coccidioides posadasii str. Silveira chromosome 4, complete sequence, one genomic interval encodes:
- a CDS encoding uncharacterized protein (EggNog:ENOG410PMGD~COG:S~TransMembrane:1 (o385-402i)~BUSCO:11204at33183), translating into MATPRLPFLYPNLLRSVRSCEPTTHRSIRFPPAQRSVGFHSGPACEQQTYQQRYGPAAEPHLRPPPWSTGKGDILPPDNSATKGEKQVNGSAQAQGSKGSSKQPGSSVPGTIASSLPSSSSSSSSSDAVSVSSNVLSSELPTQGKVDGDAGPADSEATAEASAQKDTDHDPDVDSLGSVFQMPDAASMASSSSSSSSPPAESTSLTHSPGSESNRPPHLSPPPYVHHFDTYSLVKDLGNGGFTDKQSVIIMKAIRGILADNLEVARNGLMSKSDFENETYLFRAACSELRNSIQTSRNAEIQAQRAQRAQLQHEVDILTQKMTQELSGLNDSLKEMFNDQKISTKELQRSQDTGIQELNYQITVSLNSDGKRVVESLRWILTRRAAVAIATSASMIILALRLHSYKQQKNEKEKAAAAAAPPPPSAEASFPNEIHSSTSLGSNVAESMG; encoded by the exons ATGGCGACTCCAAGGCTTCCGTTTCTATATCCGAATCTCTTGCGCTCGGTGAGGTCGTGTGAGCCGACGACGCACAGGTCAATCCGGTTTCCGCCAGCCCAGCGCTCAGTGGGATTCCACTCCGGTCCGGCATGTGAGCAACAGACCTATCAACAGCGATATGGACCAGCAGCAGAACCGCACCTCCGTCCGCCTCCATGGTCTACCGGTAAAGGTGACATTCTACCGCCTGACAACTCGGCCACAAAAGGAGAGAAACAAGTCAACGGGAGTGCGCAGGCCCAGGGCTCGAAAGGCTCGAGTAAGCAACCTGGCTCATCTGTCCCTGGAACCATAGCATCTTCTTTaccttcctcttcttcttcttcctcctcctctgaCGCCGTCTCCGTCTCTTCCAACGTTCTCTCGAGCGAATTACCAACCCAGGGAAAAGTTGACGGTGACGCAGGTCCAGCAGACTCGGAAGCCACAGCCGAAGCTTCGGCGCAAAAGGATACCGATCATGACCCCGATGTTGATAGTCTGGGGTCTGTCTTCCAGATGCCAGATGCTGCTAGTATGGCGtcttcatcatcgtcatcgtcttCACCACCAGCCGAGTCGACGTCACTAACGCATTCTCCCGGTTCAGAATCGAACAGACCTCCGCACCTTTCGCCTCCTCCATATGTACATCATTTCGATACATACAGCCTTGTCAAAGATCTTGGCAATGGCGGATTTACGGACAAGCAGTCTGTAATAATAATGAAGGCTATTCGCGGAATATTGGCGGACAATCTGGAGGTGGCTCGAAACGGGCTGATGTCTAAATCGGATTTTGAAAACGAGACGTATCTTTTCCGTGCGGCGTGTTCGGAGTTGCGGAATTCGATACAAACCTCGAGGAATGCAGAGATTCAGGCGCAGCGCGCCCAGCGCGCCCAGCTACAACATGAAGTGGATATTTTAACGCAGAAGATGACTCAAGAACTTTCGGGATTGAATGATAGTTTAAAGGAGATGTTCAATGATCAGAAGATCTCAACAAAAGAGCTACAGCGCTCGCAGGATACAGGGATTCAGGAGTTGAATTATCAGATTACTGTTTCGCTTAATAGTGACGGAAAGAGAGTGGTAGAGAGTTTACGGTGGATCTTAACGCGGAGAGCGGCTGTTGCCATTGCGACCAGTGCGA GTATGATAATTCTCGCTCTACGGCTCCATTCATACAAGCAACAGAAGAACGAAAAGGAGAAGGCCGCCGCTGCCGCCGCGCCTCCACCACCATCGGCAGAGGCTTCTTTTCCTAACGAGATCCACTCAAGCACTTCCCTAGGATCG
- a CDS encoding uncharacterized protein (EggNog:ENOG410PJ73~COG:S~BUSCO:2774at33183), whose translation MATEAPDAHSLKAWQEAFQYQIPTVRRIEQELRRDVISNREKLRSLVGLRYRDLLDTAQTIIEMNEEIKQVERNLSEVGRCCNPATIAQKSASLHRLREDNLEKVSSDRTFASQLTLLSNCVSAISRILRQRGSTVVAAKLLVISRLLHNSLSQSTRATHYVKRLWNQLTPLRYTLSRRIDLRLASLDSSVQNIIESLSAFCLATSSSADDALGHFHKVRSEAIKRKIEGSCSLSDCILEALILYRDTLRKTADILSGPLFDALKKLTSHPLLDDPKIQCMGDLGLDMVQLWISKEIRNFTPWIKHDQISKQASAKAIRSWSIKAFEELVSQAKVRLAQCENFQEILSVRSCLLNEWLPVMNLTPCHSPIKVLEGIRALVNDQLVSILRAQSKDLTFIGDELSSTLDGWSNIRNHDLELSLWDPDLVFVDFSDGATLFKHELVKRTQGQGSHVLEILDVYQTWLTAVSSRSTMIQDLKSERWEDIMEDDVDEESLETVTGLLKEDDPHLLQTEHAESLLNGYKLLQSSLSGAIERIEEPHGATQTAFLLRITRAIRSNIPNEVAGQNFTFAQDLVPKLHRILGQEISSRVSASALTGLLSRSRKRCPGRTLWEGDPPLPTQPSQAAFKFLRELAVAMEQQGADLWNILAVDELKLCTVGQIIADVSSSLAKQSTTAEAEQDTADVEEGEEDEQKDLEPDFTRDHKIQLLFDLLYLSCAFSTTASNVRGGLDALISSLVEALRFEDSSMNSLSKRSQEYWKRTQLLFGLLA comes from the exons ATGGCGACGGAGGCTCCAGATGCGCATTCACTCAAAGCATGGCAGGAGGCATTCCAATATCAGATCCCAACGGTGCGGCGGATCGAACAGGAACTCCGTCGGGATGTCATCAGCAATAGAGAGAAGCTACGATCCCTGGTTGG TTTAAGATACCGGGATCTTCTGGACACGGCGCAAACAATCATCGAGATGAACGAAGAGATCAAGCAAGTCGAGCGAAACTTGTCTGAAGTAGGGAGATGCTGTAATCCTGCTACAATTGCCCAAAAGTCCGCCAGCTTGCATCGATTGCGAGAAGATAATTTGGAAAAAG TGTCGAGCGACCGAACGTTTGCATCTCAATTGACCCTCCTTTCCAACTGCGTGTCAGCTATCTCGCGGATCCTTCGACAACGCGGCTCGACAGTTGTCGCCGCAAAACTCCTCGTAATCTCGAGGCTGCTTCATAACTCCCTGTCGCAGTCTACGCGCGCAACACACTACGTGAAGAGGCTATGGAATCAACTAACACCCCTGCGATACACACTTTCAAGACGTATTGATCTACGACTTGCTTCGTTAGACTCCTCTGTTCAGAATATAATCGAATCCTTATCTGCATTCTGTCTAGCTACTAGCTCCTCTGCCGACGATGCCCTTGGCCATTTCCATAAAGTCCGGTCAGAAGCAATCAAACGCAAGATCGAAGGGAGTTGCTCTCTTAGTGATTGTATATTGGAAGCCCTGATCCTTTACAGGGACACTTTAAGGAAAACCGCCGATATACTATCTGGCCCGCTCTTTGATGCGTTAAAGAAATTGACGTCTCACCCTCTCCTCGATGACCCGAAAATCCAATGTATGGGTGACCTTGGACTTGATATGGTTCAATTGTGGATCTCCAAGGAGATCAGGAACTTTACACCTTGGATTAAGCATGATCAAATATCTAAACAGGCTTCGGCGAAAGCCATCAGGTCATGGTCGATAAAAGCATTTGAAGAACTAGTTAGTCAGGCAAAGGTCAGGCTGGCTCAGTGTGAAAATTTCCAGGAAATACTTTCTGTGCGCAGCTGCCTCCTGAACGAATGGCTGCCAGTGATGAATCTTACACCGTGTCACAGTCCGATAAAGGTACTGGAAGGAATCCGCGCTTTGGTCAATGATCAGCTTGTCTCAATCCTTCGAGCACAGAGCAAAGATCTCACGTTTATCGGCGACGAATTATCTTCAACACTAGACGGCTGGTCGAATATTCGAAACCATGATCTAGAATTATCGCTATGGGACCCAGACCTTGTCTTTGTGGACTTCTCAGATGGTGCTACCTTGTTTAAGCACGAGCTAGTGAAAAGGACCCAAGGACAGGGCTCTCATGTGCTTGAAATTTTGGATGTGTATCAGACTTGGCTTACAGCCGTCAGTAGTCGTTCGACTATGATTCAGGACCTTAAGAGCGAAAGATGGGAGGACATTATGGAAGACGATGTTGACGAAGAATCCCTTGAAACAGTCACCGGATTGTTGAAGGAAGATGACCCTCACCTCTTGCAAACGGAGCACGCGGAGTCTTTGCTAAACGGATATAAATTGTTGCAATCCTCTCTGAGCGGAGCCATAGAGAGGATAGAAGAACCACACGGTGCAACGCAAACCGCATTTCTCCTTCGAATTACTCGAGCAATTCGAAGTAACATTCCGAATGAAGTGGCTGGGCAAAATTTTACCTTTGCTCAAGACTTAGTACCTAAACTTCACCGAATTCTTGGCCAAGAGATATCCTCTCGGGTTTCCGCGTCCGCGTTGACCGGGCTATTGAGCCGTTCTCGAAAGAGATGCCCGGGACGGACACTCTGGGAAGGGGATCCCCCACTTCCAACGCAGCCGTCTCAAGCGGCCTTTAAGTTTTTGCGAGAATTGGCTGTGGCAATGGAGCAACAGGGGGCTGATCTATGGAATATTTTGGCGGTGGATGAATTGAAACTGTGCACGGTTGGCCAGATCATAGCAGACGTCAGCTCCAGTCTTGCGAAGCAATCGACAACGGCCGAAGCTGAACAGGATACCGCGGATGTCgaggaaggagaagaagatgagcagaaagatttagagcctgattttACGCGGGACCACAAGATTCAGCTCCTGTTTGACTTGTTATACCTCAGCTGCGCGTTTAGCACAACCGCGTCGAACGTTCGGGGTGGATTGGACGCGCTAATTAGTTCTTTGGTGGAAGCCTTGAGATTTGAAGACAGCTCTATGAATTCTCTGAGTAAACGCTCCCAGGAATACTGGAAACGAACTCAGTTGCTTTTCGGATTGCTGGCCTAG